CAGTCAGAAGTGGTTAGACGATCGCCATAGCTCAGGCTACTGCAGTCAGAAGTGGTTAGACGATCGCCATACCTCAGGCTACTGCAGTCAGAAGTGGTCAGACGATCGCCATAGCTCAGGCTACTACCGTCCAGAAGTGGTTAGATGATCACCATAGCTCAGGCTACTGTTGTCAGAAGTGGTTAGATGATCACCATAGCTCAGGTTGCTGCAGTCAGAAATGGTTAGAAAATCTGCATAGGTCCGGCTACTGCTTTCGTAAGTGGTTAGATGATCGCCATAGCTCAGGCTACTACCATCCAGAAGTGGTTAGATGATCGCCATAGCTCAGGCTACTACCGTCCAGAAGTGGTTAAACGATTGCCATAGCTCAGGCTACTGTTGTCAGAAGTGGTTAGATGGTCACCATAGCTCAGGTTGCTGCAGTCAGAAATGGTTAGTCAATCTGCATAGCTCTAGCTACTGCTGTCAGAAGTGGTTAGATGATCGCCATAGCTCAGGCTACTACCGTCCAGAAGTGGTTAGACGATCGCCATAGCTCAGGCTACTGTTGTCAGAAGTGGTTAGATGGTCACCATAGCTCAGGTTGCTGCAGTCAGAAATGGTTAGTCAATCTGCATAGCTCTAGCTACTGCTGTCAGAAGTGGTTAGATGATCGCCATAGCTCAGGCTACTACCATCCAGAAGTGGTTAGATGATCGCCATAGCTCAGGCTACTACCGTTCAGAAGTGTTTAGACGTTTGCCATAGTTTAGGCTACTGAAGTCAGAAGTGGTTAGATGATCGCCATAGCTCAGGGTACTACCGTCCAGAAGTGTTTAGACGTTTGCCATAGTTTAGGCTACTGAAGTCAGAAGTGGTTAGACGATCGCCATAGCTCAGGGTACTACCGTCCAGAAGTGTTTAGACGTTTGCCATAGTTTAGGCTACTGAAGTCAGAAGTGGTTAGACGATCGCCATAGCTCAGGGTACTACCGTCCAGAAGTGGTTAGACGATCACCATAGCTCAGGCTACTGTTGTCAGAAGTGGTTAGATGATCACCATAGCTCAGGTTGCTGCAGTCAGAAGTGGTTAGACGATCGCCATAGCTCAGGCTACTGCAGTCAGAAGTGGTCAGACGATCGCCATAGCTCAGGCTACTACCGTCCAGAAGTGGTTAGATGATCACCATAGCTCTGGCTACTGTTGTCAGAAGTGGTTAGATGATCGCCATAGCTCAGGCTACTGCAGTCAGAAGTGGTTAGACGATCGCCATAGCTCAGGCTACTGCAGTCAGAAGTGGTTAGACGATCGCCATACCTCAGGCTACTGCAGTCAGAAGTGGTCAGACGATCGCCATAGCTCAGGCTACTACCGTCCAGAAGTGGTTAGATGATCACCATAGCTCAGGCTACTGTTGTCAGAAGTGGTTAGATGATCACCATAGCTCAGGTTGCTGCAGTCAGAAATGGTTAGAAAATCTGCATAGGTCCGGCTACTGCTTTCGGAAGTGGTTAGATGATCGCCATAGCTCAGGCTACTACCATCCAGAAGTGGTTAGATGATCGCCATAGCTCAGGCTACTACCGTCCAGAAGTGGTTAGACGATCGCCATAGCTCAGGCTACTGTTGTCAGAAGTGGTTAGATGGTCACCATAGCTCAGGTTGCTGCAGTCAGAAATGGTTAGTCAATCTGCATAGCTCTAGCTACTGCTGTCAGAAGTGGTTAGATGATCGCCATAGCTCAGGCTACTACCATCCAGAAGTGGTTAGATGATCGCCATAGCTCAGGCTACTACCGTCCAGAAGTGTTTAGACGTTTGCCATAGTTTAGGCTACTGAAGTCAGAAGTGGTTAGATGATCGCCATAGCTCAGGGTACTACCGTCCAGAAGTGGTTAGACGTTTGCCATAGTTTAGGCTACTGAAGTCAGAAGTGGTTAGATGATCGCCATAGCTCAGGGTACTACCGTCCAGAAGTGGTTAGACGATTGCCATAGCTCAGGCTACTGCAGTCAGAAGTGGTTAGACGATTGCCATAGTTCAGGCTACTACAGTCAGAAGTGATTAGATGATCACCATAGCTCAGGCTACTGCAGTCAGAAGTGGTTAGACGATCGCCATAGCTCTGGCTACTACAGTAAAAAATGGTTAGATGATCGCAATAGCTCAGGCTACTGCAGTCAGAAGTGGTTAGATGATTGCTATAGTTCAGCCTACTACAGTCAGAAGTGGTAAGATGATCGCCATAGCTCCGGCTTCTGCAGTCAGTAGTGGTTAGACAATCGCCATAGATCAGGCTACTGCAGTCAGAAGTGGTAAGATGGTCGCCATAGCTTAGGCTACTGTAAGCAGAAGTGGTAAGATGATCGGCATAGCTCAGGCTACTGTAAGAAGTGGTGGTTAGATGATCGACATAGCTCTGGCTACTACAGTAAGAAGTAGTTAGATAATCGCCATAGCTCAGGTTACTGCAATCAGAAATGGTTAGACAATCGCCATAGCTCAGGCTACTGTAGTCAGAAGTGGTAATACGATCACCATAGCTCAGGCTACTGCAGTCAGAAGTGGTTAGATGATCACCATAGCTCAGGTTGCTGCAGTCAGAAATGGTTAGACAATCTGCATAGCTTTGGCTACTGCAGTCAGAAGTGGTTAGACGATCGCCATAGCTCAGGCTACTGCAGTCAGAAGTGGTTAGACGATCGCCATAGCTCAGGCTACTGCAGTCAGAAGTGGTTAGACGATCGCCATACCTCAGGCTACTGCAGTCAGAAGTGGTCAGACGATCGCCATAGCTCAGGCTACTACCGTCCAGAAGTGGTTAGATGATCACCATAGCTCAGGCTACTGTTGTCAGAAGTGGTTAGATGATCACCATAGCTCAGGTTGCTGCAGTCAGAAATGGTTAGAAAATCTGCATAGATCCGGCTACTGCTTTCGGAAGTGGTTAGATGATCGCCATAGCTCAGGCTACTACCATCCAGCAGTGGTTAGATGATCGCCATAGCTCAGGCTACTACCGTCCAGAAGTGGTTAAACGATCTCCATAGCTCAGGCTACTGTTGTCAGAAGTGGTTAGATGGTCACCATAGCTCAGGTTGCTGCAGTCAGAAATGGTTAGTCAATCTGCATAGCTCCGGCTACTGCTTTCGGAAGTGGTTAGATGATCCCCATAGCTCAGGCTACTACCATCCAGAAGTGGTTAGATGATCGCCATAGCTCAGGCTACTACCATCCAGAAGTGGTTAGACGATCGCCATAGCTCAGGCTACTGTTGTCAGAAGTGGTTAGATGGTCACCATAGCTCTGGTTGCTGCAGTCAGAAATGGTTAGTCAATCTGCATAGCTCTAGCTACTGCTGTCAGAAGTGGTTAGATGATCGCCATAGCTCAGGCTACTACCATCCAGAAGTGGTTAGATGATCGCCATAGCTCAGGCTACTACCGTCCAGAAGTGTTTAGACGTTTGCCATAGTTTAGGCTACTGAAGTCAGAAGTGGTTAGATGATCGCCATAGCTCAGGGTACTACCGTCCAGAAGTGGTTAGACGATCGCCATAGCTCAGGCTACTGCAGTCAGAAGTGGTTAGACGATTGCCATAGTTCAGGCTACTACAGTCAGAAGTGATTAGATGATCACCATAGCTCAGGCTACTGCAGTCAGAAGTGGTTAGACGATTGCCATAGTTCAGGCTACTACAGTCAGAAGTGATTAGATGATCACCATAGCTCCGGCTACTGCAGTCAGAAGTGGTTAGACGATTGCCATAGTTCAGGCTACTACAGTCAGAAGTGATTAGATGATCGCCATAGCTCAGGCTACTGCAGTCAGAAGTGGTTAGACGATTGCTATAGTTCAGCCTACTACAGTCAGAAGTGGTAAGATGTCGCCATAGCTCCGGCTTCTGCAGTCAGTAGTGGTTAGACAATCGCCATAGTTCAGGCTACTGCAGTCAGAAGTGGTAAGATGGTCGCCATAGCTTAGGCTACTGTAAGCAGAAGTGGTAAGATGATCGGCATAGCTCAGGCTACTGTAAGAAGTGGTGGTTAGATGATCAACATAGCTCTGGCTACTACAGTAAGAAGTAGTTAGATAATCACCATAGCTCAGGTTACTGCAATCAGAAATGGTTTGACAATCGCCATAGCTCAGGCTACTGCAGTCAGAAGTGGTAATACGATCGCCATAGCTCAGGCTACTGCAGTCAGAAGTGGTTAGATGATCACCATAGCTCAGGTTGCTGCAGTCAGAAATGGTTAGACAATCTGCATAGCTTTGGCTACTGCAGTCAGAAGTGGTTAGACGATTGCCATAGTTCAGGCTACTACAGTAAGAAATGGTTAGATGATCGCCATAGCTCAGGCTACTGCAGTCAGAAGTGGTTAGACGATTGCTATGGTTCAGGCTACTACAGTCAGAGGTGATTAGATGATCGCCATAGTTCAGGCTACTGCAGTCAGAAGTGGTTAGATGATCGCCATATTTCTGGCTTCTGCAGTCAGAAGTGGTAAAATGATCGTCATAGCTCAGGCTACTGTAAGCAGAAGTGGTTAGATGATCGCCATAGCTCTGGCTACTACAGTAAGAAGTGGTTAGACAATCGTCATAGCTCAGGTTACTGCAATCAGAAATGGTTAGACGATCGCCATAGCTCAGGTTTACTGCAGTCAGAAGTGGTTAGACGATAGTCATAgcttatgatagatagatagataactttATTTGTATCTCCTCTCTTATTCGGCCCTTCACTTTACAAaattatgttgtgtttattttgagAGTTATGCTGTTTATCTTTAGCTAAATAAACACTAAAcattatatttataatttgctCAGACAATTCTGACATTCGTATAAATAACTCATCATTATTTATCTTTCCGACAGATGACTCTTTGAGCTGGAACATCCCTGGAAACCATGAAAGTACAGTTTCCTGTGTTATGATTTGTAGCGACAATAACAACGTACCGCCAATTCACCCAAGTGATTCTgtaaagaaatataattttaatgagtGTAAGTTACGAGAACATCAACAACAAAGAGCTCACTCATTAATGAAACAATTTGATTATAGTGAACACTCGCCATTTGTTAGCCATCAGATGACTCTTACACACAATAAACCATTAGCGCCCTCTCTGGGTGGGCATCAGTTTAGCAATACAATTAACCCACATCCGATGGCTCATACAGTAGAAAAAATATGTTCGTGTTGTGAACTTAAGAAATGTTTTACCCAACGACAGGACTTATGTAGACAACCGAGCATTCTGCCACCAAAGAAAGTGTTTTCATgctctgaatgtgggaagtgttttaacCGTAAAGCATACCTGCGTACGCACCAGAAAATTCACAAAGGAGAGAAACCATTCTTATGTTCTGAGTGTGGGAAATTTTTTACCCGAAAAGACAACCTtattaaacatcagaaaattcacaaGGGTGAGAAACCATTTCCATGTCCAGAATGCGGGAAATGTTTTGCTCGACAATCAGACCTTATgactcatcagaaaattcacaaaGGAGAGAAACCGTTTTTATGTTCTGTGTGTGGCAAATGCTTTACCCGTCAGTCTGATGTAAATAGGCATCTTAGAATTCATAACGGAGAGAGGCCGTTTTCATGTTCAAAATGTGGTAAATGCTTTACTCAGAAATCCAACCTCAACAAGCACCTGAAAACTCATACAGGCATTTAAGTTTATGGAAAGTATGGTTTATTGTGATTAATaacaaacaactgtttttttaTTGTGATAACATATCAACAACCGCTGGTATATAGCGCCCTTGGCTTCTGGATTCAGGTATTCACGTCTTGGATGTCTTCTGCACTTCTACCCGCTTCAGTTTAAGGTCTACACTAGTGGTTGtcccaatatataaataaatatttactccaagaaaatctttaaaaaaaataacacaatcacACTACGTTTTTTGTGCCAGTAACATACAACACagatcagtacaatgtatattgtTATCATTATTTGTGCTGTACACAGATTCGGTAGCGCTATGCAGGGCTACAATAACTAAAGACCGCCTCAGTCACATGATtacagcagggcttgacaaatgtaTTGACAATCTAGGACAATATTTAGTTCCCATTTGTTTATGTGCAGAATCCATTTGCATACATGTGCGtgtataaataatatttatcaTTTAACCTTTTGGCTACCAGTACCTGGCAAATTTCTGATTTTACTGTTAAATCACCAAATGTCCTCTTACTAACTGCTGGCAGGTGTTACGTTATTTTAATATGTCACTTAACTTTAACCCCATATGCTGCCAGTAATATgaagaaaaatgtttatttaacgcCTTAGAACCCAGCAACACAAAAAAAGTAAGCCCTCAGTAACAAGCAACTGATTTAACCCTGTATGAGCAAGTAATACACAGGGTACATACGGCTTTAACCCTTTGGGAGCGATAAAACTCGCACTAAAGCACCGATTGTACCCAGCAGTGAATGAAATGCACACCGGCTCTTACTCCGTAAACCTTTGTTAGATTCCAGCAGTGACTTAGGAGAAGATCAGTGCAAGCCCACCGGGCATAGTGTGAGACGCAGCCTGTCCAGAGCAAGATAGCAGTAGAAAGCAGAGCCGGTACTACAATAAAGTCAAACTACGCCCCAGCAGGGGGGTGCAAATGTGGTTCctgacataaatgtatttttaatgtgcatatttatttgttgCTGAACAAAACTCCACTGAAAGCTAAGGAGGCAGAGAGTGAAATAGCTCACAGTATAGCCCCTTTGCTCTCTGCAAAACTTTAGCAGCTTTAATAAAAGCTGGTGGACGCCTAGGTGGCTGTTTCTGGGTCTGATGCGCACCTCGTAGCATCACTGACAATCCTCCAACTGCAAGACATCAGGGCACTATATACTAATGCACAatgtttacatatactgtatatgtatgtgtgtgtgtgtatatatatatatatatatatatatatatatactgtatatatgtgtgtgtgtatatatatatatatatgtgtatatatatatatatatatatatatatatattctgtatatgtgtgtgtgtgtatatatatatatatatatatatactgtgtgtgtgtgtatatatatatatactatatatactgtatatgatgcatgtgtatgtgtatatatatatatatataaatactgtatatatatgtgtatatatatactgtatgtgtgtatatatatatatatatatatactgtatgtgtgtgtgtatatatatatatatatatatatatatatatgtgtgtgtgtgtatatatatataaaatgtatatgtgtgtatatatatatatatatatacacacacacacacacacatacattttatatatatatatatacacacacatatatatatatatatatatacatatactgtatatatacacacacacacacacatacagtgtatatatatatttatatacatatatatatactctgtatgtgtgtatatatatatgtatgtatatatgtatgtatatatatatatatatatatatactgtatgcgtgtatatatatatatgtgtgtgtgtgagagtggaaGATGTGTATAGGGATGGCGCTGGATATAACCTAGTAGGAAAATATAGGTGGGATTGCAGCCTTAGAGTGACTATCTAGGTGGTAAGGACCCCTACTACCCTATCACCAGATAGAGAAAAGTAATT
The nucleotide sequence above comes from Bombina bombina isolate aBomBom1 chromosome 7, aBomBom1.pri, whole genome shotgun sequence. Encoded proteins:
- the LOC128666748 gene encoding oocyte zinc finger protein XlCOF8.4 isoform X1 — translated: MTIDDKMTRYKIKMAEQFLNHALGIIYLLTGEEYTIVKKSYPHNSFNQLTGEVPIKCDDVAVYFSMEEWEYIEGHKENYKDVMMGNRQTPRTIDVSADKSSGQCDVVAGTGLIGKDGKDQGLAQSHVDHWTGSNEDQSCVVIKYEEDVNGVCQLEMSAEPRADDSLSWNIPGNHESTVSCVMICSDNNNVPPIHPSDSVKKYNFNECKLREHQQQRAHSLMKQFDYSEHSPFVSHQMTLTHNKPLAPSLGGHQFSNTINPHPMAHTVEKICSCCELKKCFTQRQDLCRQPSILPPKKVFSCSECGKCFNRKAYLRTHQKIHKGEKPFLCSECGKFFTRKDNLIKHQKIHKGEKPFPCPECGKCFARQSDLMTHQKIHKGEKPFLCSVCGKCFTRQSDVNRHLRIHNGERPFSCSKCGKCFTQKSNLNKHLKTHTGI
- the LOC128666748 gene encoding zinc finger protein OZF isoform X3, with the protein product MEEWEYIEGHKENYKDVMMGNRQTPRTIDVSADKSSGQCDVVAGTGLIGKDGKDQGLAQSHVDHWTGSNEDQSCVVIKYEEDVNGVCQLEMSAEPRADDSLSWNIPGNHESTVSCVMICSDNNNVPPIHPSDSVKKYNFNECKLREHQQQRAHSLMKQFDYSEHSPFVSHQMTLTHNKPLAPSLGGHQFSNTINPHPMAHTVEKICSCCELKKCFTQRQDLCRQPSILPPKKVFSCSECGKCFNRKAYLRTHQKIHKGEKPFLCSECGKFFTRKDNLIKHQKIHKGEKPFPCPECGKCFARQSDLMTHQKIHKGEKPFLCSVCGKCFTRQSDVNRHLRIHNGERPFSCSKCGKCFTQKSNLNKHLKTHTGI
- the LOC128666748 gene encoding oocyte zinc finger protein XlCOF8.4 isoform X2, whose protein sequence is MTIDDKMTRYKIKMAEQFLNHALGIIYLLTGEEYTIVKKSYPHNSFNQLTGEVPIKCDDVAVYFSMEEWEYIEGHKENYKDVMMGNRQTPRTIDVSADKSSGSNEDQSCVVIKYEEDVNGVCQLEMSAEPRADDSLSWNIPGNHESTVSCVMICSDNNNVPPIHPSDSVKKYNFNECKLREHQQQRAHSLMKQFDYSEHSPFVSHQMTLTHNKPLAPSLGGHQFSNTINPHPMAHTVEKICSCCELKKCFTQRQDLCRQPSILPPKKVFSCSECGKCFNRKAYLRTHQKIHKGEKPFLCSECGKFFTRKDNLIKHQKIHKGEKPFPCPECGKCFARQSDLMTHQKIHKGEKPFLCSVCGKCFTRQSDVNRHLRIHNGERPFSCSKCGKCFTQKSNLNKHLKTHTGI